A portion of the Shewanella sp. SNU WT4 genome contains these proteins:
- the punR gene encoding DNA-binding transcriptional activator PunR: MLSEQAFELIDIVARHGSFTAAAHRLHKVPSAVSYAVKQIEDEMGVSLFVRHHRSVSLTPAGEHFVKQARRMLSDINNLKRDTQSVANGWQPTLAIALDNIVRADRISTLIADFYRQFSDVELIIRIEVFNGVWEALATDRADIAIGATTAIPVGGTFKYKDMGEIDWAFLVSKQHPLAGIHRPLTDDELRPYPSVCLEDTSREIPKRDTWLLNNQRRLVVPDWIRALNCFSGGLGIGYMPRHLASVFIEKGIVLEKQLVNPRGISQCCLAWNANAVSPAKQWVLDYLGDGDKLHKEWLT; this comes from the coding sequence ATGCTATCTGAACAGGCATTTGAATTAATTGATATTGTTGCCAGACATGGAAGCTTTACCGCGGCAGCCCACCGCCTCCATAAGGTGCCATCGGCGGTGAGTTATGCCGTTAAGCAAATCGAAGATGAAATGGGTGTAAGTTTATTTGTTCGCCATCATCGTAGTGTCAGTTTAACCCCCGCCGGCGAGCATTTTGTTAAGCAAGCAAGACGCATGTTGAGTGATATTAATAACCTTAAACGCGATACCCAAAGTGTTGCCAATGGCTGGCAACCAACCTTAGCGATTGCATTAGATAACATAGTAAGAGCCGATAGAATTAGCACGTTAATAGCTGATTTTTATAGACAATTTTCTGACGTCGAACTCATTATTCGTATAGAAGTATTCAATGGTGTATGGGAAGCATTGGCCACTGATAGAGCCGATATTGCCATTGGTGCCACCACGGCAATACCTGTGGGGGGCACCTTTAAATACAAAGATATGGGCGAAATTGACTGGGCATTTTTGGTGAGCAAGCAGCATCCATTGGCAGGTATTCATCGCCCTTTAACTGACGATGAACTGCGCCCTTACCCATCGGTTTGCCTTGAAGATACCTCGCGTGAAATCCCGAAGCGCGATACTTGGCTCTTGAATAATCAACGGCGTTTAGTCGTTCCAGATTGGATCCGCGCGCTTAATTGTTTTAGTGGCGGATTGGGTATTGGCTATATGCCAAGGCACCTAGCCAGTGTGTTTATTGAAAAAGGCATAGTACTGGAAAAACAGTTAGTTAATCCGCGTGGGATCAGTCAATGTTGTTTGGCATGGAACGCTAATGCGGTATCGCCGGCAAAACAATGGGTACTCGACTATCTGGGCGATGGCGATAAACTCCATAAAGAATGGTTAACCTGA
- the tusD gene encoding sulfurtransferase complex subunit TusD codes for MSKLIIQVNGNVYGSVPGFHAYRFTEAAINAGHQIVCVFFYQDGVSHANGLTSPASDEFNLHQAWESLATKYQVPLVNCVSAALRRGVISATEARELAQAHFNCSPSFSMGGLGELVTGIETADRWVNF; via the coding sequence ATGAGTAAATTAATAATACAAGTGAACGGCAATGTTTATGGCAGTGTGCCAGGTTTTCATGCCTACCGTTTTACTGAAGCTGCTATTAACGCTGGCCATCAGATTGTCTGCGTATTTTTTTATCAAGATGGCGTGAGCCATGCAAATGGCTTAACTTCTCCGGCGAGTGACGAATTTAATTTGCACCAAGCTTGGGAGTCATTGGCGACTAAGTATCAAGTGCCGCTTGTTAATTGTGTGTCTGCAGCGCTGCGCCGCGGCGTAATCAGCGCAACTGAGGCCCGAGAATTAGCACAAGCACATTTTAATTGTTCACCATCTTTCAGCATGGGTGGTTTAGGTGAGTTAGTCACGGGGATAGAAACCGCTGACCGTTGGGTAAATTTCTAA
- a CDS encoding phosphoethanolamine transferase, with the protein MSLVINHDKLALSEVKGIIHSLGLAILCFGLLRIAARVLLVRILLALLIGLEFFLQLTYQTSMSVSIVMSLLNAPMSEAVSFINQYGWALLLALISMGLLITLPIRPSPLLTVTSSALGLGYLLIPLLLQLPGIYRDEFYVDYLNKGTSRGHSTTFSQIEYSLHKLSPRFPMFTSVIALLDSATFLGMQIDSHSSWQQVSRGDNAPHLLVLGIGESLRAANLSLYGYERNTTPQLASLQRSQNLQVFNQVYAAGTNTWNSVPAIMTHSQDLPDMSKSIIHLAKDAGYETFWLSNQAALGQWDFSITSLANQADHQFFVSTDAGGSQYDEVLIPELASAIASSDKPKLIVLHFYGSHMTFSDRYPAKFAHFNSANSELDQYDNSVLYTDYIQQQIINLVTKHKGQYLYFADHGLGEPNGPIALKHDVRTPPDIDSLRVPMFTTPSITNHLNSAQAVPLFHFECIFTRWADISAKEISDNNFCEKAINAEHLTFLDANMKVQTQLLPAKLSAKLTLK; encoded by the coding sequence ATGAGCTTAGTGATTAATCATGACAAACTTGCGCTTTCAGAAGTGAAAGGCATTATTCATTCACTCGGGTTAGCGATACTGTGTTTTGGGTTATTAAGGATTGCGGCTCGTGTATTGTTAGTGCGGATATTATTAGCGCTATTAATAGGATTAGAATTCTTTTTACAACTGACGTACCAGACATCCATGTCTGTCAGTATAGTGATGAGCTTATTGAATGCCCCTATGAGTGAGGCTGTAAGTTTCATTAACCAATATGGATGGGCGTTGCTGCTTGCGCTTATTTCTATGGGCTTATTGATTACTCTGCCGATACGCCCAAGCCCGCTTCTTACCGTCACGAGTTCAGCCCTTGGTTTAGGGTATTTGTTGATACCCCTGTTATTGCAGCTTCCTGGTATTTACCGTGATGAGTTTTATGTCGATTACCTGAATAAAGGTACCTCTCGCGGTCATTCAACCACGTTTAGTCAAATCGAATATAGTTTACATAAGTTGTCGCCGCGCTTTCCTATGTTTACCAGTGTTATTGCTCTCTTAGACAGTGCCACATTTCTTGGCATGCAAATCGATAGCCATTCTTCATGGCAACAAGTTAGCCGTGGTGATAATGCCCCGCATTTATTGGTATTAGGTATTGGTGAATCACTACGAGCCGCCAATTTAAGTCTTTATGGTTATGAGCGAAATACCACGCCGCAATTAGCGTCGTTACAACGCAGTCAAAATTTACAGGTATTTAATCAAGTGTATGCCGCCGGAACCAATACATGGAACTCAGTGCCTGCGATTATGACTCATAGCCAAGACTTGCCAGATATGTCTAAATCTATTATTCACTTAGCTAAAGATGCCGGGTATGAAACTTTCTGGTTATCTAACCAAGCGGCCTTAGGTCAATGGGATTTCTCTATTACGAGTTTAGCCAATCAAGCCGACCATCAATTCTTTGTGTCAACCGATGCTGGCGGCAGTCAATATGATGAGGTGCTAATTCCAGAGCTGGCGTCTGCAATCGCAAGTAGTGACAAACCCAAACTGATTGTTTTACATTTTTATGGCTCGCATATGACTTTTAGTGACCGTTATCCAGCAAAATTTGCGCATTTCAATTCAGCTAACTCAGAGCTCGACCAATACGATAACTCAGTGCTTTATACCGACTATATACAACAGCAGATTATTAATTTAGTGACCAAGCACAAGGGGCAGTATTTATATTTTGCCGATCATGGTCTAGGTGAGCCTAACGGTCCTATTGCACTAAAGCACGATGTGAGAACGCCTCCTGATATCGACTCCTTACGGGTGCCTATGTTCACCACGCCTAGTATCACTAATCACTTAAATTCGGCGCAAGCCGTGCCGCTATTTCATTTTGAATGTATTTTCACGCGCTGGGCAGATATTAGCGCCAAGGAGATTAGTGATAATAATTTCTGTGAAAAGGCGATTAATGCTGAACATTTGACTTTTCTTGATGCCAATATGAAAGTGCAAACGCAGCTATTGCCAGCGAAACTAAGTGCTAAATTAACCCTAAAGTGA
- a CDS encoding glycerophosphodiester phosphodiesterase → MHISAKRLAHLLVLAILVLPLGLLILHLAFMVKASQSTEIISCQQVWAHRGAHTEHPENSLAAFTAAFEQGTRGVELDVHFDSQSNQFVVSHDAIAQQALANALTLEAVFAKLGGAGYYWLDFKNLVDLSQIQRLQALAELEQLIKAFDVPKSHLIVESIAIDGLVIFTQADFITSYWLTLNDELSPLSYGNYAFRIKAKYLLGQFRVISTDINNYTDNFGIHFPQIPTLLFTVNEPSLINALFTEARVRVILTDHGAPATFDLCQGAIAK, encoded by the coding sequence TTGCACATATCAGCTAAGCGTTTAGCACACTTGTTAGTTCTGGCTATCCTAGTGCTGCCATTAGGGCTACTTATCCTACATCTCGCTTTTATGGTTAAAGCCTCGCAATCAACTGAAATCATCAGCTGCCAGCAAGTGTGGGCACATCGCGGCGCTCACACAGAACACCCTGAAAACAGTTTAGCGGCCTTTACTGCTGCTTTTGAGCAAGGCACTCGAGGGGTTGAACTTGATGTGCATTTTGATAGTCAATCTAATCAGTTTGTGGTGAGTCACGATGCAATAGCCCAGCAAGCACTAGCTAATGCATTAACCTTGGAAGCTGTATTTGCCAAGCTAGGCGGCGCTGGTTACTACTGGCTTGATTTCAAGAATCTGGTGGATTTATCACAGATACAAAGGCTGCAAGCCTTGGCCGAGCTTGAACAGCTTATCAAAGCGTTTGATGTGCCCAAATCGCACCTCATTGTTGAGTCCATTGCTATCGATGGTTTAGTTATCTTTACTCAGGCCGATTTTATTACCAGCTATTGGCTAACTCTCAATGATGAGCTGTCACCGCTCAGTTATGGGAATTATGCTTTTAGGATAAAAGCCAAATATCTGCTCGGGCAGTTTCGCGTTATTTCAACGGATATTAATAATTATACCGATAATTTTGGCATCCATTTTCCGCAGATCCCAACCTTATTATTTACTGTGAACGAGCCATCATTAATCAATGCATTATTTACTGAGGCGCGGGTGCGTGTGATTTTAACTGATCACGGCGCGCCTGCGACCTTTGATCTTTGTCAAGGAGCGATAGCCAAATGA
- a CDS encoding DUF6701 domain-containing protein, which translates to MSFSSSVIAFDVVNESELFPKVAQGHHGNNDDSCHGVSSEQLKINDQATIYGTGGAALNYCSSNHDNGLLITSCDDNKGGLRQCTITGKDIRGLKLFGNNDFLPSNGSGGSYSQEHCRNQQLTIGGSWKNQFQTVSIYSTCTVTLSANYNQYRFKKLELGKGATLILPQGDYWVESFILNQGAKVILQGNVRIFIEQKFELTGAKFNENNTASALIIGYSDIELHPDSVLNGLVYSDKKLTLNKNAIINGRVTSNSLEMNDISRINDKTPGLQVHHFEFDYSASPLTCKAETMAVRACANADCSQLFTAPVTAQLSMNPNKNGAWFVNGVNSNLLTFNNGIATAALRYNVVTPTVTIGVSSSNPLFGGNTLCRKGSGSLNSASCTLAFAESGFIFDVPDKLANKPTTITISAVRKSNSSLECVPAFSDATKNVGFWSSYITPSSIPADWQQAITIKGTASTSAPIFIAKNESSRTAIPLKFTKGVASVEVNYPDAGKLALNARLDGIGDNEGLVMVGSDQFVSVPAGLCVKPVETHANCSSADKTCNAYRKAGQTFGMTVQAMAWQTDNDSDFCVGNLSTPNYSDSQMTLASKVIAPTLASGADNGKLGVTSYDHSAQRNNLNTINNQSISEVGVFQIAATAKKNYLGSATHLNIPTAHSSNLGRFVPDHFRVSDTSVTPACGNFSYMDQPFPMAMKISAQNVAGEVTKNYFPPFSFATATLVAENNNNGIDLLSRLSALPVNSSSWAQGEAVVGVSHQANVSRMPPNVSANVYQDGPFEFLDIGVQVQDNDPYPNKIYSYVADADMDAASVGICTNCNAKKISNQTLRHGRVVMDNTYGPENVILAMPVRAEYWNGNDWAINTADNCTTAVYDLASQLDAPNLGYKFSPALVTGQSVRRSGVDKFQAGQLQLLWQTFAASGTPYRGQVTAPLDVPTWLEWYWNWDGTMATQLSEPRASAYFGSYRGSDKIIYWREVN; encoded by the coding sequence ATGAGTTTTTCTTCATCAGTAATTGCATTTGACGTAGTCAATGAAAGTGAGCTTTTCCCCAAAGTAGCGCAAGGTCACCATGGCAATAATGATGATTCATGTCATGGCGTATCATCCGAACAATTAAAAATAAATGATCAAGCGACCATTTATGGCACTGGTGGCGCTGCATTGAACTACTGTTCTAGTAACCATGACAATGGGCTTTTAATCACAAGTTGTGATGATAATAAGGGCGGGCTTAGGCAATGCACCATTACAGGTAAGGATATTCGGGGATTAAAATTATTTGGCAATAACGATTTCTTACCCAGCAATGGCTCGGGTGGTAGTTATAGTCAAGAACATTGTCGTAACCAGCAATTAACTATTGGTGGTAGCTGGAAAAATCAGTTTCAAACTGTTTCTATTTATTCCACTTGCACTGTAACGTTATCGGCAAATTACAATCAGTATAGATTTAAGAAACTCGAGTTAGGTAAGGGAGCAACTCTTATTTTACCTCAAGGCGACTATTGGGTAGAGAGTTTCATCTTGAACCAAGGTGCCAAGGTAATATTACAAGGTAATGTTCGTATTTTTATTGAGCAAAAATTTGAATTAACTGGCGCTAAATTCAATGAAAACAATACTGCTTCCGCTCTCATTATCGGTTATAGCGATATTGAACTACATCCTGACTCTGTATTAAATGGATTGGTATACAGTGATAAAAAATTAACACTAAATAAAAATGCAATTATCAATGGCAGGGTAACTAGTAATTCTCTTGAAATGAACGATATTAGTCGCATTAATGATAAAACCCCTGGTCTACAAGTGCATCACTTTGAGTTTGATTACTCAGCATCACCATTGACTTGTAAAGCTGAAACCATGGCGGTTCGAGCCTGCGCTAATGCTGACTGCAGCCAACTGTTTACTGCCCCCGTTACCGCGCAACTCTCTATGAACCCCAATAAAAATGGCGCTTGGTTTGTCAATGGCGTTAACTCCAACCTGTTAACGTTTAATAACGGCATCGCTACGGCTGCGTTACGGTATAATGTGGTTACGCCAACTGTCACTATTGGGGTGAGTAGTTCTAATCCATTATTTGGAGGAAATACTCTTTGTCGTAAAGGCTCTGGAAGTTTAAATTCCGCATCTTGTACCTTAGCATTTGCCGAAAGTGGTTTTATTTTTGATGTCCCTGATAAGCTGGCTAATAAGCCGACCACTATTACTATTTCTGCCGTCAGAAAATCCAATTCAAGCCTAGAATGTGTGCCTGCATTTAGTGATGCGACTAAAAATGTCGGTTTTTGGAGTAGTTATATTACTCCATCATCTATCCCAGCTGATTGGCAACAAGCCATCACAATCAAAGGCACTGCGAGCACATCCGCGCCAATATTTATCGCTAAAAATGAATCCAGCCGTACTGCTATACCGCTTAAGTTTACTAAAGGGGTTGCATCGGTTGAGGTTAATTATCCTGATGCAGGAAAGTTAGCGCTCAATGCTAGGCTCGATGGCATCGGCGATAACGAGGGGCTAGTGATGGTGGGTAGCGATCAGTTTGTCAGTGTCCCAGCGGGATTGTGTGTTAAACCTGTTGAAACTCATGCCAATTGCTCAAGTGCTGATAAAACCTGTAATGCCTATCGAAAAGCTGGGCAAACCTTTGGTATGACAGTGCAAGCCATGGCTTGGCAAACAGATAATGATAGCGATTTTTGTGTTGGCAATTTGAGCACCCCCAACTACAGCGACTCACAGATGACACTGGCGAGTAAAGTCATTGCTCCCACACTCGCAAGTGGCGCAGACAATGGCAAGTTAGGCGTAACATCTTACGACCATAGTGCACAAAGGAATAATCTCAATACCATCAATAATCAATCGATTAGCGAGGTTGGCGTCTTCCAAATTGCAGCAACGGCCAAAAAAAATTACCTTGGTTCGGCCACTCATTTAAATATTCCTACAGCACATTCTTCCAATCTTGGCCGTTTTGTCCCAGATCATTTTCGAGTGAGTGACACCTCTGTCACTCCCGCCTGTGGCAATTTTAGCTATATGGATCAGCCATTTCCTATGGCAATGAAAATTAGTGCGCAAAATGTTGCTGGAGAGGTGACGAAAAACTATTTCCCACCATTTTCGTTTGCGACGGCAACACTGGTGGCAGAGAACAATAACAACGGTATCGACCTTCTATCACGTTTAAGTGCTTTACCTGTTAATTCATCAAGTTGGGCTCAAGGAGAGGCAGTGGTGGGGGTAAGTCACCAAGCCAATGTTAGTCGTATGCCACCTAATGTCTCAGCGAATGTGTATCAAGATGGTCCCTTCGAGTTTTTGGATATAGGTGTACAAGTGCAAGATAACGATCCATATCCCAATAAAATCTATTCCTATGTAGCGGATGCAGACATGGACGCCGCGTCAGTAGGCATTTGCACTAACTGCAATGCAAAGAAAATTAGCAATCAGACACTTAGGCATGGGCGCGTGGTTATGGATAACACCTATGGGCCAGAGAATGTCATTCTGGCGATGCCAGTTCGCGCCGAATATTGGAATGGGAACGATTGGGCCATAAATACTGCTGATAACTGCACAACCGCTGTATATGATTTAGCTTCACAGCTTGATGCTCCTAACCTTGGTTACAAATTTTCCCCAGCCTTAGTCACAGGGCAAAGTGTTAGACGCAGCGGCGTCGACAAATTTCAAGCTGGCCAATTGCAATTACTCTGGCAAACATTTGCAGCCAGTGGAACGCCATACCGCGGCCAAGTTACTGCCCCCTTGGATGTTCCAACATGGCTAGAATGGTACTGGAATTGGGATGGCACAATGGCAACTCAGCTATCTGAACCACGGGCGAGTGCGTATTTTGGCAGTTATCGTGGCAGTGACAAAATAATATACTGGCGCGAAGTCAATTAG
- the tusB gene encoding sulfurtransferase complex subunit TusB translates to MILHHIQTSPATDNALKSCLRYLKKGDAVLLSASAVNALLLRQYVMALSPFKIYVLEDDVIARGLSHRLDKYEHINYQTMVDLVLQHQKVITW, encoded by the coding sequence ATGATCTTACATCATATTCAAACATCACCCGCAACAGACAATGCACTTAAGTCTTGCTTGCGTTACCTTAAAAAAGGCGATGCGGTATTATTATCGGCCAGCGCCGTCAATGCCCTACTGCTTCGTCAATATGTGATGGCGTTATCGCCGTTTAAAATTTATGTATTGGAAGACGATGTAATAGCCCGCGGTTTAAGCCATAGACTCGATAAATACGAACACATAAATTATCAAACTATGGTCGATTTAGTACTCCAGCATCAAAAGGTAATTACGTGGTAA
- the tusC gene encoding sulfurtransferase complex subunit TusC has translation MKKICVIFRRGPHEGGREGVDLALLSASFDQQVSVVFCDEGVLHLLPDQQPQLIGQRDYLATLKALPLYDVEIVLACKLSLSDYGMSRTDLAIACQQASAEEISQLLADSDEVVVF, from the coding sequence ATGAAAAAAATATGTGTGATCTTCAGACGTGGCCCGCATGAGGGTGGTCGTGAAGGCGTAGACTTAGCATTATTAAGTGCCAGTTTTGATCAACAAGTCAGTGTTGTGTTTTGCGATGAAGGTGTCTTACATCTGTTACCTGATCAACAACCGCAGTTGATTGGCCAACGAGATTATTTGGCCACCTTAAAGGCACTGCCTTTATATGATGTTGAAATCGTATTGGCGTGTAAGTTGTCACTCAGTGATTATGGAATGAGCCGCACTGACTTAGCCATTGCTTGCCAACAAGCAAGTGCCGAAGAGATTAGTCAGTTATTAGCTGACTCTGATGAAGTGGTGGTGTTTTAA
- the punC gene encoding purine nucleoside transporter PunC, which produces MKKTNSIKFYMFLFYLSMLSMLGFIATDMYLPAFNAIETTFNTTPTQVAMSLTTFLAGLACGQLAYGPLVAKIGKRNALFGGLALFGAASIAIANSDSMMAVNIARFCQALGACSAAVIWQALVIEQYDADEAQGIFSNIMPLVALSPALAPILGAFVQHNLGWRAIFVVLTVIAAMLIIMTFILVPGRDKTAPQQTHSATGFIDILKNTKFLGSVIIFGACSGAFFSYLTVWPIVMEQHGYAAAEIGLSFIPQTIMFIVGGYASKTLISKFGSDTTLKILLAQFGLCVLVIFLSTVVFKFASIFPLLITFSILAASSGGIYPIVVNNALQQFTQDATKAAGVQNFLQLALAFGASTIVATWASAGEVAIGWGIMICAIGVLLGFLLQKDSKISDVEAMVSAENNTAN; this is translated from the coding sequence ATGAAAAAAACTAACAGTATCAAATTTTACATGTTTTTATTCTATCTTTCGATGCTCAGTATGCTGGGCTTTATTGCTACAGACATGTACTTACCGGCATTTAATGCTATTGAAACTACCTTTAATACCACACCAACTCAAGTGGCAATGTCATTAACCACTTTCTTAGCGGGTTTAGCGTGTGGTCAATTGGCTTATGGACCATTAGTGGCCAAGATTGGTAAACGTAATGCCTTGTTTGGCGGTTTAGCCTTATTTGGTGCAGCGTCTATTGCCATCGCCAACAGCGATAGCATGATGGCGGTAAATATCGCCCGTTTCTGCCAGGCATTAGGTGCTTGTAGTGCCGCTGTTATTTGGCAAGCCTTGGTCATTGAGCAATATGATGCTGATGAAGCCCAAGGTATTTTCAGTAACATCATGCCGCTTGTGGCTTTGTCACCAGCTTTGGCACCGATTTTAGGTGCCTTTGTGCAGCACAATTTAGGTTGGCGCGCCATTTTTGTGGTGCTCACTGTTATTGCTGCCATGCTCATAATCATGACCTTTATCTTAGTGCCTGGCCGAGATAAAACTGCGCCGCAGCAAACTCACAGCGCTACAGGTTTTATCGACATTCTTAAAAACACTAAGTTTTTGGGTAGTGTTATCATTTTTGGTGCCTGTAGTGGTGCGTTCTTCTCTTACCTGACTGTATGGCCAATCGTGATGGAACAACACGGTTACGCCGCAGCAGAAATTGGCTTAAGCTTCATTCCGCAAACCATTATGTTCATTGTCGGTGGTTATGCGAGTAAGACGCTGATTAGCAAATTTGGTAGCGATACTACGCTGAAGATCTTACTGGCACAGTTTGGCTTATGTGTTCTGGTGATTTTTTTAAGCACAGTCGTGTTTAAATTTGCCAGCATTTTCCCACTGTTAATTACTTTCTCTATCCTGGCAGCGTCTAGCGGCGGTATTTACCCAATTGTGGTTAACAATGCTCTGCAGCAGTTCACTCAAGATGCCACTAAGGCCGCTGGCGTGCAGAACTTCCTGCAATTAGCCTTGGCGTTTGGCGCATCAACCATAGTAGCTACATGGGCATCTGCTGGCGAAGTAGCCATTGGCTGGGGCATAATGATTTGTGCCATTGGCGTGTTACTGGGCTTTTTATTGCAAAAAGACTCAAAAATCTCAGACGTTGAGGCTATGGTTAGCGCTGAGAATAACACCGCCAACTAA
- a CDS encoding TusE/DsrC/DsvC family sulfur relay protein — protein MVNSMVFNGATIELDKQGYLVNVSDWSESLAPIIATAEDIELTESHWEVIHFVRSFYLEYNTSPAIRVLVKALGQSLGEDKGNSKYLYTLFPLGPAKQATKIAGLPKPAKCI, from the coding sequence GTGGTAAATAGCATGGTATTTAATGGTGCAACCATTGAATTGGATAAGCAGGGTTACTTGGTCAATGTTAGCGATTGGAGCGAGTCATTAGCACCAATAATTGCGACAGCAGAAGACATTGAATTGACTGAATCTCACTGGGAAGTTATTCATTTCGTGAGAAGTTTTTATTTAGAATACAACACTAGCCCTGCGATTCGGGTGTTAGTTAAAGCTCTTGGTCAAAGCCTTGGCGAAGACAAAGGTAATTCTAAATATCTATATACCCTGTTTCCATTGGGGCCAGCAAAACAAGCGACTAAAATAGCTGGCTTACCAAAACCGGCAAAATGCATCTAA
- a CDS encoding putative sulfate exporter family transporter, producing MRPTWQFWLFISLCGLCLLPWINSPMALMLGFVVANLGWLPRELDIAAITKKLLSLSIIGLGFGIHLEQAIQISQQGLPLILGSIVATLILTLVFTRWLGLDKKTGYLIGSGTAICGGSAIAAVAPAINAKSEQIAIALACVFILNALALFIFPVIGHALALSQQDFGLWAAIAIHDTSSVVGAASAYGEEALVTATTVKLARALWIIPLALVSSMIFKGSNRSFSIPYFILWYLAAIVWCYFIPQGAPVYEFIFEAAKRTLILCLFLIGAGITVAKIKQAGAKPMLLACILWVFIACGSLWVILAE from the coding sequence ATGCGCCCTACTTGGCAATTTTGGCTGTTTATAAGCTTGTGCGGACTGTGCTTGCTCCCTTGGATTAATTCTCCCATGGCACTAATGCTTGGATTCGTTGTCGCTAATTTAGGTTGGCTGCCACGAGAGCTTGATATTGCTGCTATTACTAAAAAATTATTGTCATTATCTATTATTGGTTTGGGGTTTGGCATTCACTTAGAGCAAGCCATTCAAATTAGTCAGCAAGGATTGCCTTTGATCTTAGGCTCGATTGTTGCGACCTTGATATTAACCTTAGTATTTACCCGCTGGCTTGGCCTTGATAAAAAAACTGGCTATTTAATTGGCTCTGGTACTGCTATTTGTGGTGGTTCAGCCATCGCTGCCGTCGCTCCAGCCATTAATGCCAAAAGCGAGCAAATAGCCATCGCCCTTGCCTGCGTATTTATTCTTAATGCATTAGCCTTATTTATATTCCCTGTGATTGGTCACGCCTTAGCATTAAGCCAGCAAGATTTTGGTTTATGGGCTGCTATTGCCATTCATGATACGTCATCCGTTGTGGGCGCTGCCTCTGCCTATGGCGAGGAAGCCTTGGTTACTGCAACCACAGTGAAATTAGCGCGGGCATTATGGATAATCCCTTTAGCCTTAGTGAGTTCAATGATTTTTAAAGGTAGTAATCGCAGCTTTTCTATTCCCTATTTTATTTTATGGTATCTCGCAGCCATTGTATGGTGTTACTTCATACCTCAAGGCGCGCCTGTATATGAGTTTATTTTTGAGGCTGCAAAGCGCACCCTCATTTTATGTTTATTTCTGATTGGTGCTGGCATTACGGTTGCCAAAATAAAGCAGGCAGGTGCTAAACCTATGTTACTTGCCTGTATCCTATGGGTCTTTATTGCTTGTGGTTCTTTGTGGGTGATTTTAGCTGAGTGA
- a CDS encoding Bax inhibitor-1/YccA family protein has translation MNQQTVYSSSLSTLEVNKLLKNTYMLLAMTLAFSAVCAGIAMALAISPLMSIGLSLGGLVLLFVTLKKADTASGLLWVFAFTGMEGASLGYILNHYVGMANGPQLIMQALGLTSAIFFALSAYAVTTKKDFSFMRGFLFAGLIVVVVAMLINIFLGNSMVFMAMNAAIALLMTGFILYDTSRIVNGGETNYIRATVSLYLDFLNLFMAILHLLGISNDD, from the coding sequence ATGAATCAACAAACTGTCTACAGTAGCAGTTTATCGACACTCGAAGTCAACAAGCTACTGAAGAATACTTATATGCTGTTGGCCATGACTTTAGCTTTCTCTGCTGTTTGTGCTGGGATAGCAATGGCGTTGGCCATCAGTCCATTAATGTCAATCGGCCTGTCACTTGGTGGTTTAGTATTATTATTTGTCACCTTGAAAAAAGCGGATACTGCTAGTGGCTTGTTATGGGTGTTTGCCTTTACTGGCATGGAAGGCGCATCTCTGGGATATATTCTTAACCACTATGTCGGCATGGCTAACGGTCCTCAGTTGATCATGCAAGCATTAGGCTTAACATCGGCCATCTTTTTTGCCCTGTCAGCTTATGCTGTAACCACTAAAAAAGACTTTTCGTTTATGCGCGGCTTCTTATTTGCCGGCTTAATAGTTGTTGTGGTTGCGATGCTGATTAACATCTTTTTAGGTAACAGCATGGTGTTTATGGCGATGAACGCTGCTATCGCCTTATTGATGACAGGTTTCATTCTTTACGATACTAGCCGAATTGTGAATGGTGGCGAAACCAACTATATCCGTGCCACTGTTTCTTTATACCTAGATTTCTTAAACTTATTTATGGCGATTCTGCACTTACTTGGGATCAGCAACGACGATTAA